The Hoplias malabaricus isolate fHopMal1 chromosome 9, fHopMal1.hap1, whole genome shotgun sequence genome contains a region encoding:
- the uggt1 gene encoding UDP-glucose:glycoprotein glucosyltransferase 1 isoform X2, with protein MVGSGIKMWKLCTSLLVLFFVASADASSKAVTTTLTTKWPSTPLLLEASEFLAEENQDKFWDFVEANQDIQNEHDGTDLSYYELILKRASQLLSPVQLKLLKFSLSLRSYSSTVHSFQQIAVNEPPPSGCEAFFSIHGEKSCDTESLKTLIDTASERPKPFLFKGDHRFTSANPGPPVVILYAEIGTKEFAKFHQLMLSYANKGLINYVLRHYLPHPSENKVFLSGYGVELAIKNQEYKAKDDTQVQGADVNATMIGENDPVDEVQGFLFGKLKTIYPELKEQLKELRKHLVESTNEMAPLKVWQMQDLSFQTAARILAAPSVDALNVMRDLSQNFPTKARSITKTVVNSEIRKEIEENQKYFKGTLGLQPGDSALFINGLHIDLDVQDIFSVFDVLRNEARVMEGLRSLQIETPFIHDILKLNVQPADSDYAVDIRSPSVYWINNLETDGRYASWPSNVQELLRPTFPGVIRQIRKNFHNLVLILDPTHENTAELLSVAEMFYSNNIPLRIGLVFVVNDADDIDGMQDAGVAMLRAFNYIADEVDNQMAFDAVLSMLNRVPSGGKLKVEHVVGVLEKLYPYVEVSSILGADSAYDSNRKEGKAYYDQTGVGPLPVVLYNGMPLQQEQLDSDELETTVMHKILETTSFFQRAVYLGELAADHDVLDFIMNQPNVVPRINSRILTTTRTYLDLSSTNNHFIDEYARFLFLDTKEKNTAVANSMNYMTKKDDGVIRPVTFWVVGDFDHPSGRQLLYDAIRHMKTSNNVRLGMINNPTDSPSNATTLITRAIWAAMQTQTSNNAKNFITKMAKEDTASALYSGTDVAEFAVGGMDVPLFKSAYESPKVDFLLAHAAYCRDVLKLRKGQRAVISNGRIIGPLEDGEVFNQDDFLLLESIILKTSGERIKSKVQQLAVEEDSASDLVMKVDALLSSQPKGEARVEHSFAAERYSAVKIRPKEEEVYFDVVAVVDPVTRDAQKLAPLLLVLKQLVNVNLRVFMNCQSKLSDMPLKSFYRYVLEPEVSFMTDNSFAPGPIAKFLDMPQSPLFTLNLNTPESWMVESVHTRYDLDNIYLEEVDSIVAAEYELEYLLLEGHCFDVSTGQPPRGLQFTLGTTSDPVIVDTIVMANLGYFQLKANPGAWILRLRKGRSDDIYKIYSHDGTDSPAEAEELIVVLNNFKSKIIKVKVQKKLDMMNEELLSDGTNENESGFWQSLTRGFTGGSKVEENKQDKDDVINIFSVASGHLYERFLRIMMLSVLKHTKTPVKFWFLKNYLSPAFKEFIPYMAEKYGFQYELVQYKWPRWLHQQTEKQRIIWGYKILFLDVLFPLAVDKILFVDADQIVRTDLKELRDFDLEGAPYGYTPFCESRREMDGYRFWKSGYWASHLAGRKYHISALYVVDLKKFRKIAAGDRLRGQYQGLSQDPNSLSNLDQDLPNNMIHQVPIKSLPQEWLWCETWCDDVSKKHAKTIDLCNNPQTKEPKLQAAVRIVAEWTDYDQELKRIYNKFLEERDGSSQIHKGKTQTDGQKHIEL; from the exons ATGGTTGGTTCTG GCATTAAGATGTGGAAGCTGTGCACATCTCTGCTGGTCCTGTTCTTTGTGGCCTCTGCTGACGCAAGCTCTAAAGCAGTTACTACAACGCTGACCACCAAATGGCCATCAACACCCCTCTTGCTGGAGGCAAG TGAATTTCTTGCTGAGGAGAACCAGGACAAGTTCTGGGACTTTGTGGAAGCTAACCAGGACATTCAAAATGAACATGATG GAACCGACTTGTCCTACTATGAGCTGATTCTGAAGAGAGCCAGTCAGCTTCTGAGCCCAGTACAGTTGAAACTGCTCAAGTTCTCCCTTTCCCTGCGTTCCTActcctccactgtccactccttCCAGCAG ATTGCAGTCAACGAACCTCCACCATCAGGATGTGAGGCCTTCTTTAGCATCCATGGGGAGAAATCATGTGACACAGAGAGTCTGAAAACCTTGATTGACACAGCTTCAGAGAG gCCCAAACCATTCCTATTCAAAGGCGACCACAGGTTCACTTCAGCTAATCCAGGACCTCCTGTGGTTATTCTGTACGCTGAGATAGGCACCAAGGAGTTTGCTAAATTTCACCAGCTGATGCTCTCCTATGCAAATAAAGGGCTGATTAACTATGTTCTGCGCCATTACCTCCCA CATCCAAGTGAGAATAAAGTGTTCCTGTCTGGCTATGGGGTTGAGCTGGCTATCAAAAACCAGGAGTACAAGGCTAAAGATGACACACAAGTTCAAG GTGCCGATGTCAATGCTACGATGATTGGCGAGAATGACCCTGTGGATGAAGTCCAGGGTTTCTTGTTTGGGAAGCTCAA GACTATTTACCCCGAGCTGAAAGAACAGCTAAAGGAACTGCGCAAGCACCTGGTCGAGAGCACCAATGAGATGGCTCCACTTAAAGTCTGGCAGATGCAAG ATCTGAGCTTCCAGACAGCCGCTCGTATCCTGGCAGCTCCTTCTGTAGACGCGCTTAACGTCATGAGGGATTTGAGCCAGAACTTTCCCACCAAGGCCAG GTCCATCACAAAAACTGTGGTTAACTCAGAGATCCGTAAAGAGATTGAGGAGAACCAGAag TATTTTAAAGGGACATTGGGCTTGCAGCCAGGAGACTCTGCTCTCTTCATTAATGGACTCCACATTGATCTGGACGTTCAGGACATCTTCAG TGTGTTTGATGTACTAAGGAATGAAGCTCGTGTAATGGAGGGCTTACGAAGCCTGCAAATCGAAACCCCCTTCATCCACGATATCCTCAAACTCAACGTACAGCCGGCCGACTCAGACTACGCCGTGGACATCCGCAGCCCCTCCGTCTAT TGGATAAATAACCTTGAGACTGATGGAAGATACGCCTCCTGGCCTTCCAATGTCCAGGAACTTTTGAGGCCCACCTTCCCAGGGGTCATTAGGCAAATTCGCAAGAACTTTCATAACCTG GTCCTTATCTTGGACCCCACTCATGAAAATACAGCAGAGCTGCTGAGCGTGGCAGAAATGTTCTACAGCAACAACATCCCTCTCAG GATTGGGCTGGTGTTTGTGGTGAATGACGCTGATGACATTGATGGAATGCAGGACGCTGGAGTGGCCATGCTCCGAGCATTCAACTACATCGCAGACGAGGTGGACAACCAGATGGCCTTTGATGCTGTCCTTTCA ATGCTGAACCGAGTGCCCAGTGGAGGAAAGCTGAAGGTGGAGCATGTGGTGGGGGTTCTGGAGAAGCTTTATCCCTACGTGGAGGTCAGCAGTATCCTGGGAGCAGACTCCGCCTATGACAGCAACCGCAAG GAAGGAAAGGCATACTACGATCAGACTGGAGTTGGACCTTTGCCAGTAGTGCTGTATAACGGCATGCCCTTGCAGCAAGAGCAACTGGACTCTGACGAACTGGAGACCACAGTGATGCACAAGATCCTAGAGACCACCAGCTTCTTTCAGCGTGCCGTTTACTTG GGGGAACTGGCCGCTGACCACGATGTGTTGGACTTCATCATGAATCAGCCGAATGTGGTGCCAAGGATCAACTCCAGGATCCTGACCACTACTCGAACATACTTGGACCTGTCTAGCACCA ATAACCATTTCATCGATGAATATGCCCGCTTTCTCTTTCTGGACACTAAAGAGAAGAACACAGCTGTGGCTAACAGCATGAACTACATGACAAAGAAAG ATGATGGTGTAATCCGTCCAGTGACCTTCTGGGTGGTGGGAGACTTTGACCATCCTTCTGGCCGGCAGCTCCTGTATGATGCAATCAGACACATG AAAACCAGTAATAACGTCCGTTTGGGGATGATCAATAACCCGACCGACAGCCCCTCCAACGCCACCACTCTGATTACCCGTGCCATCTGGGcagccatgcagacacagacgTCCAACAATGCCAAGAACTTCATCACCAAGATGGCCAAGGAGGACACTGCCAGTGCCCTTTATTCTGGGACAGACGTCGCTGAGTTTGCTGTCGGG GGCATGGATGTTCCTTTGTTTAAGAGTGCATATGAGTCCCCTAAAGTGGACTTTCTGTTGGCTCACGCCGCTTATTGCCGGGACGTCCTGAAGCTGCGCAAAGGCCAGAGGGCAGTCATCAGCAATGGACGG ATTATTGGTCCACTAGAGGATGGGGAGGTCTTTAACCAGGATGATTTCCTGCTCCTCGAGAGCATCATCCTAAAAACATCTGGAGAAAGAATCAAGAGCAAAGTGCAGCAGCTTGCTGTGGAGGAGGACAG TGCCAGTGATTTAGTCATGAAAGTGGACGCTCTGTTGTCCTCCCAGCCCAAAGGAGAGGCCAGGGTTGAACATAGCTTCGCAGCTGAACGATACAG TGCTGTGAAGATCCGTCCGAAGGAGGAGGAAGTGTATTTTGATGTGGTGGCTGTGGTGGACCCTGTGACCCGAGACGCTCAGAAACTGGCACCTCTACTTTTG GTCCTGAAGCAGCTGGTTAACGTCAACCTGCGAGTCTTCATGAACTGCCAATCCAAGCTGTCCGATATGCCGCTGAAAAG TTTCTACCGATATGTACTGGAACCCGAAGTGTCCTTCATGACAGATAACAGCTTTGCTCCGGGTCCTATAGCAAAGTTCCTGGACATGCCACAGTCCCCTCTCTTCACCCTGAACTTGAACACCCCCGAGAGCTGGATGGTAGAATCCGTCCACACAAGATACGATCTGGACAATATCTACCTGGAAGAG GTGGACAGTATTGTGGCTGCCGAGTACGAGTTGGAGTATCTCCTGTTAGAGGGTCACTGCTTTGATGTGAGCACTGGTCAGCCACCTCGAGGCCTTCAGTTCACTCTGGGTACCACCTCTGACCCCGTCATAGTGGACACCATTGTCATGGCCAACCTG GGCTACTTCCAGCTGAAGGCCAATCCTGGCGCTTGGATCCTTCGCCTGAGGAAAGGACGCTCAGACGACATTTACAAGATCTACAG CCACGATGGCACAGACTCTCCGGCCGAGGCTGAGGAATTGATAGTGGTGCTGAACAACTTCAAGAGCAAGATTATTAAAGTGAAG GTGCAGAAGAAGCTGGACATGATGAATGAGGAGCTGCTCAGTGATGGCACTAATGAAAACGAGTCTGGATTCTGGCAGTCTCTGACCAG gggattCACTGGAGGTTCTAAAGTGGAAGAAAATAAACAGGACAAAGATGATGTCATCAACATTTTCTCAGTGGCGTCCGGTCATCTGTATGAGAGGTTCCTGAG GATAATGATGCTGTCTGTCCTGAAGCACACCAAAACGCCAGTCAAGTTCTGGTTCCTGAAGAACTACCTGTCTCCAGCctttaag gAGTTTATTCCATATATGGCAGAGAAGTATGGTTTCCAGTATGAACTGGTTCAGTATAAATGGCCTCGGTGGCTTCATCAGCAGACTGAGAAGCAGAGGATAATCTGGGGTTATAAAATCCTCTTCCTGGACGTGCTCTTCCCACTGGCCGTGGACAAGATACTCTTTGTGGATGCTGACCAG ATTGTCCGCACTGACCTGAAGGAGCTGCGAGACTTtgacctggagggggcaccgtACGGCTACACTCCGTTCTGTGAGAGCCGCAGGGAGATGGACGGATACCGCTTTTGGAAATCGGGCTACTGGGCGAGTCACCTGGCTGGACGCAAGTACCATATCAG tgctCTGTATGTAGTCGATCTAAAGAAGTTCAGGAAGATCGCCGCAGGGGACAGACTGAGGGGACAGTATCAGGGTCTCAGTCAGGACCCCAATAGCCTTTCCAACTTGGATCAG GATCTGCCCAACAACATGATCCATCAGGTGCCCATAAAGTCCCTGCCACAGGAGTGGCTATGGTGCGAGACCTGGTGCGACGATGTCTCCAAAAAGCACGCCAAGACAATAGACCTG TGCAATAACCCCCAGACAAAAGAACCCAAGCTGCAGGCCGCTGTGCGGATTGTGGCAGAGTGGACTGACTATGACCAGGAACTCAAGAGGATCTACAACAAGTTCCTGGAGGAGAGGGATGGAAGCAGCCAGATACACaaaggaaaaacacaaacag atggaCAGAAGCACATAGAGCTCTAG
- the uggt1 gene encoding UDP-glucose:glycoprotein glucosyltransferase 1 isoform X1, translated as MALHGESSEAGGGIKMWKLCTSLLVLFFVASADASSKAVTTTLTTKWPSTPLLLEASEFLAEENQDKFWDFVEANQDIQNEHDGTDLSYYELILKRASQLLSPVQLKLLKFSLSLRSYSSTVHSFQQIAVNEPPPSGCEAFFSIHGEKSCDTESLKTLIDTASERPKPFLFKGDHRFTSANPGPPVVILYAEIGTKEFAKFHQLMLSYANKGLINYVLRHYLPHPSENKVFLSGYGVELAIKNQEYKAKDDTQVQGADVNATMIGENDPVDEVQGFLFGKLKTIYPELKEQLKELRKHLVESTNEMAPLKVWQMQDLSFQTAARILAAPSVDALNVMRDLSQNFPTKARSITKTVVNSEIRKEIEENQKYFKGTLGLQPGDSALFINGLHIDLDVQDIFSVFDVLRNEARVMEGLRSLQIETPFIHDILKLNVQPADSDYAVDIRSPSVYWINNLETDGRYASWPSNVQELLRPTFPGVIRQIRKNFHNLVLILDPTHENTAELLSVAEMFYSNNIPLRIGLVFVVNDADDIDGMQDAGVAMLRAFNYIADEVDNQMAFDAVLSMLNRVPSGGKLKVEHVVGVLEKLYPYVEVSSILGADSAYDSNRKEGKAYYDQTGVGPLPVVLYNGMPLQQEQLDSDELETTVMHKILETTSFFQRAVYLGELAADHDVLDFIMNQPNVVPRINSRILTTTRTYLDLSSTNNHFIDEYARFLFLDTKEKNTAVANSMNYMTKKDDGVIRPVTFWVVGDFDHPSGRQLLYDAIRHMKTSNNVRLGMINNPTDSPSNATTLITRAIWAAMQTQTSNNAKNFITKMAKEDTASALYSGTDVAEFAVGGMDVPLFKSAYESPKVDFLLAHAAYCRDVLKLRKGQRAVISNGRIIGPLEDGEVFNQDDFLLLESIILKTSGERIKSKVQQLAVEEDSASDLVMKVDALLSSQPKGEARVEHSFAAERYSAVKIRPKEEEVYFDVVAVVDPVTRDAQKLAPLLLVLKQLVNVNLRVFMNCQSKLSDMPLKSFYRYVLEPEVSFMTDNSFAPGPIAKFLDMPQSPLFTLNLNTPESWMVESVHTRYDLDNIYLEEVDSIVAAEYELEYLLLEGHCFDVSTGQPPRGLQFTLGTTSDPVIVDTIVMANLGYFQLKANPGAWILRLRKGRSDDIYKIYSHDGTDSPAEAEELIVVLNNFKSKIIKVKVQKKLDMMNEELLSDGTNENESGFWQSLTRGFTGGSKVEENKQDKDDVINIFSVASGHLYERFLRIMMLSVLKHTKTPVKFWFLKNYLSPAFKEFIPYMAEKYGFQYELVQYKWPRWLHQQTEKQRIIWGYKILFLDVLFPLAVDKILFVDADQIVRTDLKELRDFDLEGAPYGYTPFCESRREMDGYRFWKSGYWASHLAGRKYHISALYVVDLKKFRKIAAGDRLRGQYQGLSQDPNSLSNLDQDLPNNMIHQVPIKSLPQEWLWCETWCDDVSKKHAKTIDLCNNPQTKEPKLQAAVRIVAEWTDYDQELKRIYNKFLEERDGSSQIHKGKTQTDGQKHIEL; from the exons GCATTAAGATGTGGAAGCTGTGCACATCTCTGCTGGTCCTGTTCTTTGTGGCCTCTGCTGACGCAAGCTCTAAAGCAGTTACTACAACGCTGACCACCAAATGGCCATCAACACCCCTCTTGCTGGAGGCAAG TGAATTTCTTGCTGAGGAGAACCAGGACAAGTTCTGGGACTTTGTGGAAGCTAACCAGGACATTCAAAATGAACATGATG GAACCGACTTGTCCTACTATGAGCTGATTCTGAAGAGAGCCAGTCAGCTTCTGAGCCCAGTACAGTTGAAACTGCTCAAGTTCTCCCTTTCCCTGCGTTCCTActcctccactgtccactccttCCAGCAG ATTGCAGTCAACGAACCTCCACCATCAGGATGTGAGGCCTTCTTTAGCATCCATGGGGAGAAATCATGTGACACAGAGAGTCTGAAAACCTTGATTGACACAGCTTCAGAGAG gCCCAAACCATTCCTATTCAAAGGCGACCACAGGTTCACTTCAGCTAATCCAGGACCTCCTGTGGTTATTCTGTACGCTGAGATAGGCACCAAGGAGTTTGCTAAATTTCACCAGCTGATGCTCTCCTATGCAAATAAAGGGCTGATTAACTATGTTCTGCGCCATTACCTCCCA CATCCAAGTGAGAATAAAGTGTTCCTGTCTGGCTATGGGGTTGAGCTGGCTATCAAAAACCAGGAGTACAAGGCTAAAGATGACACACAAGTTCAAG GTGCCGATGTCAATGCTACGATGATTGGCGAGAATGACCCTGTGGATGAAGTCCAGGGTTTCTTGTTTGGGAAGCTCAA GACTATTTACCCCGAGCTGAAAGAACAGCTAAAGGAACTGCGCAAGCACCTGGTCGAGAGCACCAATGAGATGGCTCCACTTAAAGTCTGGCAGATGCAAG ATCTGAGCTTCCAGACAGCCGCTCGTATCCTGGCAGCTCCTTCTGTAGACGCGCTTAACGTCATGAGGGATTTGAGCCAGAACTTTCCCACCAAGGCCAG GTCCATCACAAAAACTGTGGTTAACTCAGAGATCCGTAAAGAGATTGAGGAGAACCAGAag TATTTTAAAGGGACATTGGGCTTGCAGCCAGGAGACTCTGCTCTCTTCATTAATGGACTCCACATTGATCTGGACGTTCAGGACATCTTCAG TGTGTTTGATGTACTAAGGAATGAAGCTCGTGTAATGGAGGGCTTACGAAGCCTGCAAATCGAAACCCCCTTCATCCACGATATCCTCAAACTCAACGTACAGCCGGCCGACTCAGACTACGCCGTGGACATCCGCAGCCCCTCCGTCTAT TGGATAAATAACCTTGAGACTGATGGAAGATACGCCTCCTGGCCTTCCAATGTCCAGGAACTTTTGAGGCCCACCTTCCCAGGGGTCATTAGGCAAATTCGCAAGAACTTTCATAACCTG GTCCTTATCTTGGACCCCACTCATGAAAATACAGCAGAGCTGCTGAGCGTGGCAGAAATGTTCTACAGCAACAACATCCCTCTCAG GATTGGGCTGGTGTTTGTGGTGAATGACGCTGATGACATTGATGGAATGCAGGACGCTGGAGTGGCCATGCTCCGAGCATTCAACTACATCGCAGACGAGGTGGACAACCAGATGGCCTTTGATGCTGTCCTTTCA ATGCTGAACCGAGTGCCCAGTGGAGGAAAGCTGAAGGTGGAGCATGTGGTGGGGGTTCTGGAGAAGCTTTATCCCTACGTGGAGGTCAGCAGTATCCTGGGAGCAGACTCCGCCTATGACAGCAACCGCAAG GAAGGAAAGGCATACTACGATCAGACTGGAGTTGGACCTTTGCCAGTAGTGCTGTATAACGGCATGCCCTTGCAGCAAGAGCAACTGGACTCTGACGAACTGGAGACCACAGTGATGCACAAGATCCTAGAGACCACCAGCTTCTTTCAGCGTGCCGTTTACTTG GGGGAACTGGCCGCTGACCACGATGTGTTGGACTTCATCATGAATCAGCCGAATGTGGTGCCAAGGATCAACTCCAGGATCCTGACCACTACTCGAACATACTTGGACCTGTCTAGCACCA ATAACCATTTCATCGATGAATATGCCCGCTTTCTCTTTCTGGACACTAAAGAGAAGAACACAGCTGTGGCTAACAGCATGAACTACATGACAAAGAAAG ATGATGGTGTAATCCGTCCAGTGACCTTCTGGGTGGTGGGAGACTTTGACCATCCTTCTGGCCGGCAGCTCCTGTATGATGCAATCAGACACATG AAAACCAGTAATAACGTCCGTTTGGGGATGATCAATAACCCGACCGACAGCCCCTCCAACGCCACCACTCTGATTACCCGTGCCATCTGGGcagccatgcagacacagacgTCCAACAATGCCAAGAACTTCATCACCAAGATGGCCAAGGAGGACACTGCCAGTGCCCTTTATTCTGGGACAGACGTCGCTGAGTTTGCTGTCGGG GGCATGGATGTTCCTTTGTTTAAGAGTGCATATGAGTCCCCTAAAGTGGACTTTCTGTTGGCTCACGCCGCTTATTGCCGGGACGTCCTGAAGCTGCGCAAAGGCCAGAGGGCAGTCATCAGCAATGGACGG ATTATTGGTCCACTAGAGGATGGGGAGGTCTTTAACCAGGATGATTTCCTGCTCCTCGAGAGCATCATCCTAAAAACATCTGGAGAAAGAATCAAGAGCAAAGTGCAGCAGCTTGCTGTGGAGGAGGACAG TGCCAGTGATTTAGTCATGAAAGTGGACGCTCTGTTGTCCTCCCAGCCCAAAGGAGAGGCCAGGGTTGAACATAGCTTCGCAGCTGAACGATACAG TGCTGTGAAGATCCGTCCGAAGGAGGAGGAAGTGTATTTTGATGTGGTGGCTGTGGTGGACCCTGTGACCCGAGACGCTCAGAAACTGGCACCTCTACTTTTG GTCCTGAAGCAGCTGGTTAACGTCAACCTGCGAGTCTTCATGAACTGCCAATCCAAGCTGTCCGATATGCCGCTGAAAAG TTTCTACCGATATGTACTGGAACCCGAAGTGTCCTTCATGACAGATAACAGCTTTGCTCCGGGTCCTATAGCAAAGTTCCTGGACATGCCACAGTCCCCTCTCTTCACCCTGAACTTGAACACCCCCGAGAGCTGGATGGTAGAATCCGTCCACACAAGATACGATCTGGACAATATCTACCTGGAAGAG GTGGACAGTATTGTGGCTGCCGAGTACGAGTTGGAGTATCTCCTGTTAGAGGGTCACTGCTTTGATGTGAGCACTGGTCAGCCACCTCGAGGCCTTCAGTTCACTCTGGGTACCACCTCTGACCCCGTCATAGTGGACACCATTGTCATGGCCAACCTG GGCTACTTCCAGCTGAAGGCCAATCCTGGCGCTTGGATCCTTCGCCTGAGGAAAGGACGCTCAGACGACATTTACAAGATCTACAG CCACGATGGCACAGACTCTCCGGCCGAGGCTGAGGAATTGATAGTGGTGCTGAACAACTTCAAGAGCAAGATTATTAAAGTGAAG GTGCAGAAGAAGCTGGACATGATGAATGAGGAGCTGCTCAGTGATGGCACTAATGAAAACGAGTCTGGATTCTGGCAGTCTCTGACCAG gggattCACTGGAGGTTCTAAAGTGGAAGAAAATAAACAGGACAAAGATGATGTCATCAACATTTTCTCAGTGGCGTCCGGTCATCTGTATGAGAGGTTCCTGAG GATAATGATGCTGTCTGTCCTGAAGCACACCAAAACGCCAGTCAAGTTCTGGTTCCTGAAGAACTACCTGTCTCCAGCctttaag gAGTTTATTCCATATATGGCAGAGAAGTATGGTTTCCAGTATGAACTGGTTCAGTATAAATGGCCTCGGTGGCTTCATCAGCAGACTGAGAAGCAGAGGATAATCTGGGGTTATAAAATCCTCTTCCTGGACGTGCTCTTCCCACTGGCCGTGGACAAGATACTCTTTGTGGATGCTGACCAG ATTGTCCGCACTGACCTGAAGGAGCTGCGAGACTTtgacctggagggggcaccgtACGGCTACACTCCGTTCTGTGAGAGCCGCAGGGAGATGGACGGATACCGCTTTTGGAAATCGGGCTACTGGGCGAGTCACCTGGCTGGACGCAAGTACCATATCAG tgctCTGTATGTAGTCGATCTAAAGAAGTTCAGGAAGATCGCCGCAGGGGACAGACTGAGGGGACAGTATCAGGGTCTCAGTCAGGACCCCAATAGCCTTTCCAACTTGGATCAG GATCTGCCCAACAACATGATCCATCAGGTGCCCATAAAGTCCCTGCCACAGGAGTGGCTATGGTGCGAGACCTGGTGCGACGATGTCTCCAAAAAGCACGCCAAGACAATAGACCTG TGCAATAACCCCCAGACAAAAGAACCCAAGCTGCAGGCCGCTGTGCGGATTGTGGCAGAGTGGACTGACTATGACCAGGAACTCAAGAGGATCTACAACAAGTTCCTGGAGGAGAGGGATGGAAGCAGCCAGATACACaaaggaaaaacacaaacag atggaCAGAAGCACATAGAGCTCTAG